The following coding sequences are from one Achromobacter sp. B7 window:
- the purL gene encoding phosphoribosylformylglycinamidine synthase translates to MSLVQHLPGSSVLSSFRRDRLLAQLKEAGLPVADISARYEHFVSTDAALTAEQQQHLTQLLDYGTPSTADAPAKSLSLLVIPRLGTISPWASKATDIAHNCGLSSVHRIERGVRYVITPERGLLGTKSFDDAMLARAADCLHDRMTETVVDANFDGQALFQTLAGKPMRTVGVQADGVKALAEANVSLGLALSEDEIEYLAKSFTDLGRDPTDVELMMFAQANSEHCRHKIFNAEWVIDGQSQPNTLFGMIRATHKAQPEGTVVAYSDNAAIMEGGPAQRFQAGVPGVTGQGADGARYIRRDTTVHTLMKVETHNHPTAIAPFPGASTGAGGEIRDEGATGRGSKPKAGLTGFTVSHLRFDDALQPWEADHHGLPERIASPLSIMIDGPIGGAAFNNEFGRPNLLGYFRSFEQTAGGTRWGYHKPIMIAGGLGSIDAGLTHKDVIPPGALLIQLGGPGFRIGMGGGAASSISMGSNSAELDFDSVQRGNPEIERRAQEVIDRCWQQAENNPIIAIHDVGAGGLSNAFPELVNDAGRGAIFDLKRVPLEESGLSPAEVWSNESQERYVLSILPKDLERFDAIARRERCPYAVVGVATEERQLRVVDGEGLPGLDTIRPQGEAEVRPVDVPIDVILGKPPRMTRDVRRLPGVSAPLDLAGIDLTEAAYRVLRHPTVANKSFLITIGDRTVGGLSSRDQMVGPWQVPVADCAVTLADYEGFRGEAMSMGERTPIAMLDAPASGRMAVAEALTNLAAADVARLEDIKLSANWMAACGVDGQDAALYDTVSAVSELCQATGLSIPVGKDSLSMKTSWEQDGEQRQVVAPVSLVVTAFAPVADVRASLTPQLRTDAGDSVLILIDLGRGRHRMGGSILAQTYNQIGETVPDIDAPQDLRAFFITIRTLAEAGTILAYHDRSDGGLFATLTEMAFAGRTGISVNLDMLTFDPQSADWGDYKIRPDQVKVQREELTLKALFSEEAGAVIQVPAAQRDAVMQVLRGAGLSAHSHVIGGLNGADEVEFYRDGKKVWGQPRAELGRAWSEVSYRIMARRDNPACAQAELDVWNDTTDPGMSPNVSFDPQEDIAAPFINTGKRPRVAILREQGCNSQVEMAWAFDTSGFEAIDVHMTDLLAGRVDLAQMQGLVAVGGFSYGDVLGAGEGWARTIRFNSQLSDQFAAYFARPDTFALGVCNGCQMMAALAPMIPGAEHWPRFTRNQSEKYEARLSMVELAKSPSIFFAGMEGARIPVAVAHGEGFADFSQQGDAGRVLTAARYIDNRGLATEAYPFNPNGSPGGLTSVTTADGRFTVMMPHPERVTRNVMMSWAPEKWGIADQGGTYSPWMRIFRNARVWLK, encoded by the coding sequence GTGTCCCTAGTTCAGCATCTGCCTGGTTCCTCCGTCCTGTCCTCCTTTCGTCGCGATCGCCTGTTGGCGCAATTGAAGGAAGCCGGCCTGCCGGTGGCCGACATCTCCGCTCGCTACGAGCACTTCGTCAGCACCGACGCCGCCTTGACGGCCGAACAGCAGCAACACCTGACCCAACTGCTGGATTACGGCACTCCCAGCACAGCCGACGCCCCGGCCAAGAGCCTGTCGCTGCTGGTCATTCCGCGCCTGGGCACCATTTCCCCGTGGGCCAGCAAGGCCACCGACATCGCCCACAATTGCGGCCTGTCGTCGGTGCACCGCATCGAGCGCGGCGTGCGCTATGTCATCACCCCCGAACGTGGCCTGCTTGGCACCAAGTCGTTTGACGACGCCATGCTGGCGCGCGCGGCCGACTGCCTGCACGACCGCATGACCGAAACCGTGGTCGACGCCAACTTCGACGGCCAGGCGCTGTTCCAGACGCTGGCCGGCAAGCCGATGCGCACGGTCGGCGTGCAGGCAGATGGCGTCAAGGCGCTGGCCGAAGCCAACGTGTCCTTGGGCCTGGCCCTGTCAGAAGACGAAATCGAATATCTGGCCAAGTCCTTCACCGACCTGGGGCGCGACCCCACCGACGTGGAACTGATGATGTTCGCGCAGGCCAACAGCGAACACTGCCGCCACAAGATCTTCAACGCCGAATGGGTCATCGACGGCCAATCGCAACCGAACACGCTGTTCGGCATGATTCGCGCCACGCACAAGGCGCAGCCGGAAGGCACGGTCGTGGCGTATTCGGACAACGCCGCCATCATGGAAGGCGGCCCCGCGCAGCGCTTCCAGGCCGGCGTGCCCGGCGTCACGGGGCAGGGCGCTGACGGCGCTAGGTACATCCGCCGCGACACCACCGTGCACACCTTGATGAAGGTGGAAACGCACAACCACCCGACCGCGATTGCCCCGTTCCCGGGCGCATCCACCGGCGCGGGCGGCGAAATCCGCGACGAAGGCGCCACCGGTAGGGGCTCCAAGCCCAAGGCCGGCCTGACCGGTTTTACCGTGTCGCACCTGCGTTTCGACGACGCGCTGCAACCCTGGGAAGCCGACCACCACGGCCTGCCCGAGCGCATCGCCTCGCCGCTGTCCATCATGATCGACGGCCCCATCGGCGGCGCGGCGTTCAACAACGAATTCGGCCGTCCCAACCTCTTGGGCTACTTCCGCTCGTTCGAGCAGACGGCAGGCGGCACGCGCTGGGGCTATCACAAGCCCATCATGATCGCGGGCGGCCTGGGCAGCATCGACGCCGGCCTGACCCACAAAGACGTGATTCCCCCCGGCGCGCTGCTGATCCAGCTGGGCGGCCCGGGCTTCCGTATCGGCATGGGCGGCGGCGCCGCCTCCAGCATCAGCATGGGCAGCAACTCCGCCGAACTGGACTTTGATTCCGTCCAGCGCGGCAACCCGGAAATCGAACGCCGCGCGCAAGAAGTCATCGACCGCTGCTGGCAGCAGGCCGAGAACAACCCCATCATCGCCATCCACGACGTGGGCGCGGGCGGCTTGTCCAATGCCTTCCCGGAATTGGTCAACGACGCCGGCCGTGGCGCCATCTTCGACTTGAAGCGCGTGCCGCTGGAAGAGTCGGGCTTGTCGCCCGCTGAAGTCTGGAGCAACGAATCGCAGGAACGCTATGTCCTGTCGATTCTGCCGAAAGACCTGGAACGCTTTGACGCCATCGCCCGCCGCGAACGTTGCCCGTATGCGGTGGTGGGCGTGGCCACTGAAGAACGCCAGCTGCGCGTGGTGGACGGCGAGGGCCTGCCCGGCCTGGACACGATCCGCCCGCAAGGCGAGGCCGAAGTGCGCCCCGTGGACGTGCCGATCGACGTCATCCTGGGCAAGCCGCCGCGCATGACGCGCGACGTGCGCCGCCTGCCGGGCGTGTCCGCGCCGCTGGATCTGGCAGGCATCGACCTGACCGAAGCCGCCTACCGCGTGCTGCGTCACCCCACCGTTGCCAACAAGTCCTTCCTGATCACCATCGGTGACCGTACCGTGGGCGGGCTGTCCAGCCGCGACCAGATGGTCGGCCCGTGGCAAGTGCCGGTGGCGGACTGCGCCGTGACGCTGGCCGACTACGAAGGTTTCCGTGGCGAAGCCATGTCGATGGGTGAACGTACCCCCATCGCCATGCTCGACGCCCCGGCGTCCGGCCGCATGGCCGTGGCCGAAGCGTTGACCAACCTGGCTGCCGCCGACGTGGCGCGCCTGGAAGACATCAAGCTGTCCGCCAACTGGATGGCCGCTTGCGGCGTCGATGGCCAGGACGCCGCGCTGTATGACACCGTGTCCGCCGTCAGCGAACTGTGCCAGGCCACCGGCCTGTCCATCCCCGTGGGCAAGGATTCGCTGTCCATGAAAACGTCCTGGGAACAGGACGGCGAGCAGCGCCAGGTGGTCGCGCCGGTGTCGTTGGTGGTGACGGCGTTTGCGCCGGTGGCCGACGTGCGCGCCAGCCTGACCCCGCAACTGCGTACCGATGCCGGCGACAGCGTGCTGATCCTGATCGACCTGGGCCGTGGCCGTCACCGCATGGGGGGCTCGATCCTGGCGCAGACGTACAACCAGATCGGCGAAACCGTGCCGGACATCGACGCGCCGCAAGACCTGCGCGCGTTCTTCATCACCATCCGCACGCTGGCCGAAGCCGGCACCATCCTGGCCTACCACGACCGTTCCGACGGCGGCCTGTTCGCCACGTTGACCGAAATGGCCTTCGCCGGCCGCACCGGTATTTCCGTGAACCTGGACATGCTGACGTTCGATCCGCAATCGGCGGACTGGGGCGACTACAAGATCCGCCCGGACCAGGTGAAGGTGCAGCGCGAAGAACTGACGCTCAAGGCGCTGTTCTCGGAAGAAGCCGGCGCCGTCATCCAGGTGCCCGCCGCGCAACGCGACGCGGTCATGCAAGTGCTGCGCGGCGCGGGCCTGTCGGCTCACTCGCACGTCATTGGCGGCCTGAACGGCGCCGACGAAGTCGAGTTCTACCGCGACGGCAAGAAGGTCTGGGGCCAGCCGCGCGCTGAACTCGGCCGCGCCTGGAGCGAAGTGTCCTACCGCATCATGGCCCGCCGCGACAACCCGGCTTGCGCGCAAGCCGAACTGGACGTCTGGAACGATACGACCGACCCGGGCATGAGCCCGAACGTGTCGTTCGACCCGCAAGAAGACATTGCCGCGCCGTTCATCAACACCGGCAAGCGTCCGCGCGTGGCCATCCTGCGCGAGCAGGGTTGCAACAGCCAGGTGGAAATGGCCTGGGCGTTCGACACCTCGGGCTTCGAAGCCATCGACGTCCACATGACCGACCTCTTGGCCGGTCGCGTGGACCTGGCGCAGATGCAGGGCCTGGTGGCCGTGGGCGGTTTCAGCTACGGCGACGTGCTGGGCGCCGGCGAAGGCTGGGCGCGCACCATCCGCTTCAACAGCCAGTTGTCGGATCAGTTCGCCGCGTACTTCGCGCGTCCGGATACGTTTGCGCTGGGCGTGTGCAACGGCTGCCAGATGATGGCGGCGTTGGCTCCGATGATTCCGGGCGCCGAGCACTGGCCGCGCTTCACGCGCAACCAGTCGGAAAAGTACGAAGCACGCCTGTCGATGGTGGAACTGGCCAAGTCGCCGTCCATCTTCTTTGCCGGCATGGAAGGCGCCCGCATCCCGGTCGCGGTTGCGCACGGCGAAGGCTTTGCCGACTTTTCCCAGCAGGGCGATGCCGGCCGCGTGCTGACCGCCGCGCGCTACATCGACAACCGTGGACTGGCCACCGAAGCCTACCCGTTCAACCCGAACGGCAGCCCGGGCGGCCTGACTTCCGTCACCACCGCCGATGGCCGCTTCACGGTGATGATGCCGCACCCGGAACGCGTGACCCGCAACGTCATGATGTCGTGGGCGCCCGAGAAATGGGGCATCGCCGACCAGGGTGGCACGTACAGCCCGTGGATGCGCATCTTCCGCAATGCGCGCGTCTGGCTGAAGTAA
- a CDS encoding alpha/beta fold hydrolase, whose translation MVDASLQPRLEFVTCASPAGLHRMAYWEWGDPANDQVLLCVHGLTRSGRDFDVLARRLASRYRVVCPDVVGRGRSDWLANPAFYTVPQYVSDMVTLLARLAPARLAWVGTSMGGLIGLALSGAAVFAGAMQAMRPHAGMLPPGQGIQLDKLVLNDVGPRLETGALSRIGQYVGQPGEFATFEEAVATMRANSETFGPHTDAQWTELARFLYPEFGGKWVKHYDLALAQALAAQTPDELAAGEQILWRSYDATPCPILIVRGEKSDLLTRATVDEMLKRNPRAQALEVPGVGHAPTLIADSQVEPVAAFLLA comes from the coding sequence ATGGTGGACGCCAGCCTGCAACCCCGTTTGGAATTCGTCACCTGCGCCAGCCCGGCGGGCTTGCACCGGATGGCGTATTGGGAATGGGGCGACCCGGCCAATGACCAGGTGCTGCTCTGCGTGCACGGCCTGACGCGTAGCGGCCGGGATTTCGACGTGCTGGCCCGCCGCCTGGCGTCGCGCTACCGCGTCGTGTGCCCCGACGTGGTGGGCCGTGGCCGGTCGGACTGGCTGGCCAACCCCGCGTTCTACACCGTGCCGCAGTACGTGTCCGACATGGTCACGCTGCTTGCGCGGCTGGCCCCGGCCCGGCTGGCCTGGGTGGGCACGTCGATGGGCGGCTTGATCGGGCTGGCGCTGTCGGGCGCCGCGGTATTCGCCGGCGCCATGCAGGCGATGCGGCCCCACGCGGGCATGCTGCCGCCCGGTCAGGGCATCCAGCTGGACAAGCTGGTATTGAACGACGTGGGCCCGCGCCTGGAAACGGGCGCCTTGTCGCGCATCGGCCAATACGTCGGTCAGCCGGGCGAATTCGCCACGTTTGAAGAGGCGGTGGCTACGATGCGCGCCAATTCCGAAACCTTCGGCCCGCACACCGACGCGCAATGGACCGAGCTGGCCCGGTTCCTTTACCCGGAGTTCGGTGGCAAATGGGTCAAGCATTACGACCTGGCGCTGGCCCAGGCATTGGCCGCGCAAACGCCGGACGAACTGGCCGCCGGCGAACAGATCCTGTGGCGCTCGTATGACGCCACGCCGTGCCCGATCCTGATCGTGCGGGGCGAAAAGTCCGATCTGCTGACCCGCGCCACGGTTGACGAAATGCTGAAACGCAATCCGCGCGCGCAGGCGCTGGAAGTGCCGGGCGTGGGGCACGCGCCCACCCTGATCGCCGATAGCCAGGTGGAACCCGTGGCGGCGTTCCTGTTGGCTTGA
- a CDS encoding TRAP transporter small permease produces the protein MSRPEAPAEPVEPIIPVESEPAVKVPLAIEDWLAVILLATLALITFANVLVRYFTDQSFAWTEEISVFLLIVLTMAGGSVAFVRNHHIRIEILADSGSPRRQRILALISNGCVLAFFVLLTVLSVKLVSDEFIYEETSPAIGVPTWWYSIWLPVMAAAISLRTLGTIRRIARGADTK, from the coding sequence ATGTCCCGCCCTGAAGCCCCCGCCGAACCCGTCGAACCGATCATCCCCGTTGAATCCGAACCCGCCGTCAAGGTGCCGCTTGCCATCGAAGACTGGCTGGCCGTCATCCTGCTGGCCACGCTGGCGCTGATCACCTTCGCCAACGTACTGGTGCGCTACTTCACCGACCAGTCATTCGCCTGGACCGAAGAAATCTCGGTGTTCCTGTTGATCGTGCTGACCATGGCGGGCGGCAGCGTGGCGTTCGTGCGCAACCACCACATCCGCATCGAAATCCTGGCGGACAGCGGCTCGCCCCGCCGCCAGCGCATCCTGGCCTTGATCTCCAACGGCTGCGTGCTGGCCTTTTTCGTGCTGCTGACCGTGCTGTCGGTCAAGCTGGTGTCCGACGAATTCATCTACGAAGAAACGTCGCCGGCCATTGGCGTGCCTACCTGGTGGTATTCGATCTGGCTGCCCGTGATGGCCGCGGCGATCTCGCTGCGCACGCTGGGCACCATCCGCCGCATCGCCCGGGGCGCCGACACGAAATGA
- a CDS encoding DctP family TRAP transporter solute-binding subunit, with protein MKFRNLIGAALCAAAVVGMTPAHAQNYKPEYKLSIVVGTTFPWGQGAEIWSKLVRERTDGRINIKVYPGTSLVQGDQTREFTAIRQGVIDMAVGSTINWSPQVKQLNLFSLPFLMPDYAAIDALVQGDVGREMFKLIEKAGVVPLAWGENGYRQLSNSKRDIKKPEDMKGMKLRVVGSPLYIDTFTALGANPTQMSWADAQPALASGAVDGQENPLSIYTGSKLYTVGQKHLTLWNYVADPLIFVVNREVWNSWSEKDRDIVRQAALDAGKQQIVIARKGVTPEDPSLLKEIEGHGVTVTSLSKAEHDAFAKVTQPVYDKWKKQIGEDLVNMAEKSIAARKK; from the coding sequence ATGAAATTCCGCAACCTGATCGGCGCCGCGCTGTGCGCCGCCGCCGTGGTCGGCATGACGCCGGCGCACGCGCAGAACTACAAACCCGAATACAAGCTGTCCATCGTGGTGGGCACGACCTTCCCGTGGGGCCAGGGCGCCGAGATCTGGTCCAAGCTGGTGCGCGAACGCACCGATGGCCGCATCAACATCAAGGTGTACCCGGGCACGTCGCTGGTGCAGGGCGACCAGACGCGCGAATTCACCGCCATCCGCCAGGGCGTGATCGACATGGCCGTGGGGTCCACCATCAACTGGTCGCCGCAGGTCAAGCAGCTGAACCTGTTCTCGCTGCCCTTCCTGATGCCCGACTACGCCGCCATCGACGCGCTGGTGCAAGGCGACGTGGGCCGCGAAATGTTCAAGCTGATTGAAAAGGCTGGCGTCGTGCCGCTGGCATGGGGCGAAAACGGCTATCGCCAGCTCAGCAATTCCAAGCGCGACATCAAAAAGCCCGAAGACATGAAGGGCATGAAGCTGCGCGTGGTGGGATCGCCCCTGTACATCGACACGTTCACCGCGCTGGGCGCCAACCCCACGCAGATGAGCTGGGCCGATGCGCAACCGGCGCTGGCCAGCGGCGCAGTCGACGGGCAGGAAAATCCGCTGTCGATCTACACGGGTTCCAAGCTGTATACGGTGGGCCAAAAACACCTGACGCTGTGGAACTACGTGGCGGATCCGCTGATTTTCGTGGTGAACCGCGAAGTGTGGAATTCGTGGTCGGAAAAGGATCGCGACATCGTGCGCCAGGCCGCGCTGGATGCCGGCAAGCAGCAGATCGTGATTGCGCGCAAGGGCGTCACGCCCGAAGACCCGTCGCTGCTGAAGGAAATTGAAGGCCACGGCGTGACCGTGACGTCCTTGTCCAAGGCCGAACACGACGCCTTCGCCAAGGTCACGCAACCCGTGTATGACAAGTGGAAGAAGCAGATCGGCGAAGACCTGGTCAACATGGCCGAAAAGTCCATCGCCGCGCGCAAGAAGTAA
- the greB gene encoding transcription elongation factor GreB — translation MNKAFVKESDNEDDDDLPQAQALPVGTKNYMTPEGYERLRAELTHLMNVERPSVVQVVSWAASNGDRSENGDYLYGKKRLREIDRRMRFLTKRLDIAEVVDPALQPNRDQVFFGATVLYSDKAGEDHTVTIVGVDEAEPLAGKISWISPVARALIKAREGDTVVLRTPGGIEELDILEVRYP, via the coding sequence ATGAATAAAGCCTTTGTTAAAGAGTCCGACAACGAGGACGACGACGACCTGCCGCAAGCCCAGGCTTTGCCCGTGGGCACCAAGAACTACATGACCCCCGAGGGCTACGAACGCCTGCGCGCCGAACTGACGCATCTGATGAACGTCGAGCGTCCGTCGGTGGTGCAAGTGGTGTCGTGGGCGGCGTCCAACGGCGACCGCTCGGAAAACGGCGACTACCTCTACGGCAAGAAACGCCTGCGGGAAATCGACCGCCGCATGCGCTTTTTGACCAAGCGGCTGGACATCGCCGAAGTGGTGGACCCGGCCTTGCAGCCCAACCGCGACCAGGTCTTTTTCGGCGCCACGGTGCTGTATAGCGACAAGGCCGGCGAAGACCACACCGTCACCATTGTGGGCGTGGACGAGGCCGAGCCGCTGGCCGGCAAGATCAGCTGGATTTCTCCGGTGGCGCGCGCGCTGATCAAGGCCAGGGAAGGGGACACGGTGGTGTTGCGCACGCCGGGTGGCATCGAAGAGCTGGATATTCTGGAAGTGCGCTACCCGTAG
- a CDS encoding 3',5'-nucleoside bisphosphate phosphatase, with product MTSPTLNIDLHCHSTVSDGALAPRDVAQRAHANGVDVWALTDHDEVGGLAEAASAAQDLGMRFSTGVEISVTWAGLTVHIVGLQFDPNNADLVAGLRQTRSGRAERAKRIGDRLADMGMPGAYEGALPFAGNPELISRTHFARYLVEAGYCPDVQTVFTKHLGDDRPGHVPMQWATLAEAVGWIRGAGGRAVIAHPGRYKYTPLQFAALFDEFLQLGGEGIEVTTGSHTVEEARQYAEVARRYGFLASRGSDFHSPKESRIDLGRLPSLPSDLKPVWHDWF from the coding sequence ATGACATCGCCCACCCTGAACATCGATCTGCATTGCCATTCCACTGTGTCCGACGGCGCGCTGGCGCCTCGCGACGTGGCGCAGCGCGCGCACGCCAACGGCGTCGACGTCTGGGCATTGACGGATCACGACGAGGTAGGCGGGCTGGCCGAAGCGGCCAGCGCGGCCCAGGACCTGGGCATGCGGTTTTCCACCGGTGTTGAAATTTCGGTCACGTGGGCGGGCTTGACGGTGCACATTGTGGGCTTGCAGTTCGACCCGAACAACGCCGACTTGGTGGCCGGCCTGCGCCAGACCCGCTCGGGCCGCGCCGAACGCGCCAAGCGCATCGGCGACCGGCTGGCCGACATGGGCATGCCGGGCGCCTACGAAGGCGCGCTGCCGTTTGCCGGCAACCCCGAACTGATCAGCCGCACGCACTTTGCGCGCTACCTGGTCGAAGCGGGCTACTGCCCCGACGTGCAAACCGTATTCACCAAGCACCTGGGCGACGACCGCCCCGGCCATGTGCCCATGCAATGGGCCACGCTGGCCGAAGCCGTGGGCTGGATCCGCGGCGCGGGCGGACGGGCGGTCATCGCGCACCCGGGCCGCTATAAGTACACGCCGCTGCAATTCGCCGCGCTGTTCGACGAATTCCTGCAATTGGGCGGCGAGGGCATCGAAGTCACCACCGGCAGCCACACCGTCGAAGAAGCGCGCCAGTATGCCGAGGTCGCGCGCCGCTACGGCTTCCTGGCATCGCGCGGGTCTGACTTTCACAGCCCCAAGGAAAGCCGGATCGACCTTGGCCGCCTGCCGTCGCTGCCGTCCGACCTGAAGCCGGTCTGGCACGATTGGTTCTGA
- a CDS encoding TRAP transporter large permease: protein MIATLLFVVFIVLMLIGVPVGVALGIGGTVAIVLSNLDTPWYGLLTVPQNFYAGLAKYPLLAIPMFVLVGSIFDRSGVAKRLVDFAIAIVGRGPGMLPLVSIAVAMFLGGISGSGPACAAAVGAVMIAAMSRAGYPGSFSAAVVAAGAATDILIPPSVAFIIYSVLVPGASVPALFAAGMIPGILAGFALIIPAVWLSRKYKMGALEAHLPRPPFWASLREASWGLAAPVLILGGMRLGWFTPTEAAVVAVFYGLFVGGFIHRTIKLRDLYTILREAAELSAVIMLVVTLAGIFAWALSTLSVIDPITNAIVNSGLGEWGVLSLLILLLMTVGMFLDGISIFLIFVPLLMPIANAYGWDPVWFGVILTLKVALGQFTPPLAVNLMVSCRIARVPMESTVRWVVWLLGAMFLVLVAVLVFPQLALWLPKKLGY from the coding sequence ATGATCGCCACCCTGCTCTTCGTTGTCTTCATCGTGCTGATGCTGATCGGCGTGCCCGTGGGCGTGGCGCTGGGCATCGGCGGCACCGTCGCCATCGTGCTGTCCAACCTGGACACGCCCTGGTATGGCCTGCTGACCGTGCCGCAGAACTTCTACGCAGGGCTGGCCAAGTACCCGCTGCTGGCCATCCCCATGTTCGTGCTTGTCGGGTCCATCTTTGACCGTTCGGGCGTGGCCAAGCGGCTGGTGGACTTTGCGATTGCCATCGTGGGCCGGGGCCCGGGCATGCTGCCGCTGGTGTCGATTGCAGTGGCCATGTTCCTGGGCGGCATTTCGGGTTCGGGCCCGGCATGCGCGGCGGCGGTGGGCGCGGTGATGATTGCCGCCATGTCGCGCGCCGGCTACCCGGGTTCGTTCTCGGCGGCCGTCGTTGCAGCCGGCGCCGCCACCGACATCCTGATTCCGCCGTCCGTCGCCTTCATCATCTATTCCGTGCTGGTGCCCGGCGCGTCGGTGCCGGCGCTGTTCGCAGCGGGCATGATCCCCGGCATCCTGGCCGGTTTCGCGCTGATCATTCCGGCCGTCTGGCTGTCGCGCAAATACAAGATGGGCGCGCTGGAGGCGCACTTGCCGCGCCCGCCCTTCTGGGCAAGCCTGCGCGAAGCGTCATGGGGCCTGGCCGCGCCGGTGCTGATTTTGGGCGGCATGCGCCTGGGCTGGTTCACGCCCACCGAGGCGGCGGTCGTGGCGGTGTTCTACGGCTTGTTCGTGGGCGGCTTCATCCACCGCACCATCAAGCTGCGCGACCTGTACACCATCTTGCGCGAGGCGGCCGAACTGTCCGCCGTGATCATGCTGGTGGTGACGCTGGCGGGCATCTTCGCGTGGGCCTTGTCCACGCTTAGCGTGATTGACCCGATCACCAACGCCATCGTCAATTCCGGCCTGGGCGAATGGGGCGTGCTGTCGCTGCTGATTCTGCTGCTGATGACGGTGGGCATGTTCCTGGACGGCATTTCGATCTTCCTGATCTTCGTGCCGTTGCTGATGCCCATTGCCAATGCCTACGGCTGGGACCCGGTGTGGTTCGGCGTGATCCTGACCTTGAAGGTGGCGCTGGGCCAGTTCACCCCCCCGCTTGCCGTGAACCTGATGGTGTCGTGCCGCATTGCGCGCGTGCCGATGGAATCCACGGTGCGCTGGGTGGTGTGGCTATTGGGCGCCATGTTCCTGGTGCTGGTGGCGGTGCTGGTGTTTCCGCAGCTGGCGCTGTGGTTGCCGAAAAAGCTGGGCTATTGA